From a single bacterium genomic region:
- the queE gene encoding 7-carboxy-7-deazaguanine synthase: MSYAVKTLYFSTQGEGHQMGTPVVFLRLAGCNLWSGREEHRPRAICQFCDTDIVGVDGRGGGHFRCAEELARNVRLEWARGANGPGARPTVVCTGGEPLLQVNRRLIDALRAEGFRVAIETNGTRFLPSPIDWVCVSPKAGSDWILRRGDELKLVFPQEGLLPENVEAMPDLHFTHWFLQPMDGPDVERNTAEAEEYCRKNPRWQLSRQMHKAWGID; this comes from the coding sequence ATGAGCTACGCCGTCAAGACGCTCTACTTTTCTACTCAAGGCGAAGGCCACCAGATGGGCACGCCAGTCGTGTTTCTTCGCCTGGCTGGCTGCAACCTGTGGTCAGGACGTGAAGAGCATCGTCCGCGGGCCATCTGCCAGTTCTGCGACACGGATATCGTGGGCGTGGATGGCCGGGGCGGCGGGCACTTCCGGTGCGCGGAGGAGCTTGCCCGCAACGTGCGTCTGGAATGGGCGCGCGGCGCGAACGGCCCGGGTGCGCGGCCAACGGTTGTGTGCACGGGCGGCGAGCCGTTGCTGCAGGTCAATCGCCGGCTGATCGACGCTCTGCGCGCAGAGGGCTTCCGCGTTGCGATCGAAACCAACGGCACGCGGTTCCTTCCGTCGCCGATCGACTGGGTTTGCGTCAGTCCGAAGGCAGGCTCGGATTGGATTCTGCGTCGGGGCGATGAACTGAAGCTTGTTTTCCCACAGGAAGGCCTGCTCCCCGAGAACGTGGAAGCCATGCCGGATCTTCATTTCACGCATTGGTTCCTGCAGCCGATGGATGGCCCCGATGTGGAACGCAACACGGCAGAGGCGGAGGAGTACTGCCGCAAGAATCCGCGCTGGCAACTTAGCCGCCAGATGCACAAGGCCTGGGGCATCGATTGA
- the queC gene encoding 7-cyano-7-deazaguanine synthase QueC produces MSNRKKAIVLLSGGLDSTTCLAIAQAEGFELYALAVYYGQRHDVEMQAARRVAEAYDVARYEEAQIDLRIFGGSALTSEAAVPKGRSLEEMDAGIPITYVPARNTIFLSYALAMAEVVGARDIYIGVNALDYSGYPDCRPEFIAAYEKMANQATRIGTEGGDPIRIHAPLLHLTKGDIVRKGIELGVDYGLTHTCYDPSPEGIACGECDSCLLRLKGFAEAGIEDPVPYQNRPAGGAE; encoded by the coding sequence ATGAGTAATCGGAAGAAAGCCATAGTGCTGCTGAGTGGCGGCCTGGATTCAACAACCTGCCTGGCGATCGCACAGGCTGAGGGATTCGAGTTGTACGCCCTGGCGGTGTACTATGGCCAGCGCCACGACGTGGAGATGCAGGCGGCCCGGCGCGTGGCGGAGGCCTACGACGTGGCGCGCTACGAGGAGGCGCAGATCGACCTGCGGATCTTCGGCGGCTCGGCGCTGACCAGTGAGGCGGCCGTGCCGAAAGGGCGGTCGCTGGAGGAGATGGACGCCGGGATTCCGATCACCTACGTCCCGGCGCGGAACACGATCTTCCTGTCCTATGCACTGGCCATGGCCGAGGTCGTCGGTGCCCGCGACATCTACATCGGCGTCAATGCGCTTGATTACAGCGGCTATCCGGATTGCCGGCCGGAGTTCATCGCGGCATACGAGAAAATGGCCAACCAGGCGACGCGGATCGGCACCGAGGGCGGCGATCCGATCCGGATTCACGCTCCCCTGCTGCACCTGACGAAGGGCGACATCGTGCGCAAGGGGATCGAACTGGGAGTCGATTACGGGCTGACGCACACCTGCTACGATCCTTCGCCGGAAGGCATCGCGTGCGGCGAGTGCGACTCGTGCCTGCTGCGATTGAAGGGATTTGCGGAGGCCGGCATCGAAGATCCGGTGCCGTATCAGAATCGTCCCGCGGGCGGCGCCGAATGA